A region of Drosophila mauritiana strain mau12 chromosome 3L, ASM438214v1, whole genome shotgun sequence DNA encodes the following proteins:
- the LOC117139607 gene encoding integumentary mucin C.1: MWLKALVLLLSIRYLAATCNVCQSASNVACHSETTFSICYDGVPSYDLLPCPKDFYCTDGFYTCYQNADPVCKTEEDTSTTEIQTSTTTSSPTTTTTTEVPTTTAIPTTTTTTEIPTTEAPWDADDICQQYTKNTFFENVDDPTCTTFITCIVDDDGTHSTKVTSCRANQYFSTSLKACTATKPDGCVEATTTVATTTPTTTTVATTAASTTTAEPWSAEKTCLTVTKTTLFQNQDDPTCTTYLYCYFINGSATALITNCKTNQYFDASLKACGEDKPDYCT; encoded by the exons ATGTGGCTAAAGGCGCTTGTTCTACTG CTCTCGATCCGATATTTGGCGGCCACGTGCAATGTGTGTCAAAGTGCCAGCAATGTCGCTTGTCACAGTGAAACCACTTTTTCCATCTGCTATGACG GAGTGCCATCGTATGATCTCTTGCCATGTCCTAAGGATTTTTATTGCACGGATGGCTTTTACACTTGCTATCAAAATGCAGATCCAGTTTGCAAAACAGAAGAGGACACTTCCACCACCGAGATCCAGACAAGTACAACCACTTCCAGCCCCACTACCACGACAACCACTGAAGTCCCAACTACCACTGCTATCCCCACTACCACAACAACCACTGAGATCCCGACTACTGAAGCTCCGTGGGATGCCGACGATATCTGTCAGCAATACACTAAAAACACCTTTTTCGAAAACGTAGATGATCCCACCTGCACCAC TTTTATAACCTGTATAGTTGATGACGACGGAACCCATTCGACAAAGGTCACTTCATGCAGGGCTAATCAGTATTTTAGTACCAGCTTGAAGGCTTGTACCGCCACAAAGCCCGATGGATGCGTGGAGGCGACAACCACTGTGGCCACCACAACcccaaccaccaccaccgtgGCCACAACAGCGGCGAGTACCACCACAGCAGAACCCTGGAGTGCGGAGAAAACCTGCCTGACTGTCACAAAGACCACTTTGTTTCAAAACCAAGACGATCCCACCTGCACCAC GTATCTATATTGTTATTTTATCAATGGATCGGCAACAGCTTTGATAACGAACTGTAAGACCAACCAATATTTTGATGCTTCCTTGAAAGCCTGCGGCGAAGATAAACCGGATTATTGCACCTAA
- the LOC117139608 gene encoding uncharacterized protein LOC117139608 produces the protein MLQKAKGSAVKLIMWLRIMFILLLAHCLSALPAPEFDDQNSKTWSAKEACSEVTITTIMENQADPTCRTYVYCYVVNGSVGSLIMSCKSNQYFDPNLKMCRSEVPAECSAEAPTN, from the exons ATGCTTCAGAAAGCGAAAGGCAGTGCGGTTAAGCTAATCATGTGGCTGCGTATAATGTTTATACTG TTGCTGGCTCATTGCCTCTCGGCTTTGCCAGCTCCAGAGTTTGACGACCAGAACTCCAAGACTTGGAGTGCGAAAGAAGCCTGCAGTGAAGTTACAATCACCACCATAATGGAAAACCAGGCTGATCCAACTTGTAGAAC CTACGTTTATTGTTACGTGGTAAATGGATCAGTTGGATCGTTGATTATGAGCTGCAAAAGCAACCAGTACTTTGATCCCAATTTGAAAATGTGCAGGTCTGAAGTTCCAGCTGAATGTTCTGCAGAGGCACCAACCAACTAA